One window of Hymenobacter sp. BRD128 genomic DNA carries:
- the kduI gene encoding 5-dehydro-4-deoxy-D-glucuronate isomerase has product MTQRFAIGPRETARLDTAGLRQHFLLENIFTPGAIELTYTHYDRMLVGGAMPTEVPLALSCPESLKASYFLERRELGALNVGGAGEIVVDGTTYALGSQDCLYVGRGSQQVAFRSLDAASPAKFYLLSAPAHKEYPTTRRTQAEATPVEMGALETANQRTIYKYIFSEGIASCQLVMGLTQLKPGSVWNTMPSHVHDRRMEAYLYFNLPAGQRVLHLLGEPSETRPLWVSNEQAILSPPWSIHTGCGTSAYAFIWGMAGENLEYTDMNAVALADLR; this is encoded by the coding sequence ATGACCCAACGTTTTGCCATCGGCCCGCGCGAAACCGCTCGCCTCGACACGGCTGGCCTGCGCCAGCATTTTCTGCTTGAGAATATCTTTACGCCCGGCGCCATCGAGCTGACCTACACGCACTACGACCGCATGCTGGTGGGCGGCGCCATGCCTACCGAGGTCCCGCTAGCCCTGTCCTGCCCCGAGAGCCTCAAGGCCAGTTACTTTCTGGAGCGCCGCGAGCTGGGCGCCCTCAACGTGGGCGGCGCGGGCGAAATCGTAGTCGATGGCACGACCTACGCGCTCGGCTCGCAGGACTGCCTCTACGTAGGGCGCGGCAGCCAGCAGGTCGCGTTTCGCAGCCTCGACGCGGCGAGCCCGGCCAAGTTCTACCTGCTCTCAGCGCCGGCCCACAAGGAGTACCCCACCACGCGCCGCACCCAGGCCGAGGCTACGCCGGTGGAAATGGGCGCGCTGGAAACGGCCAACCAGCGTACCATCTACAAGTACATTTTCAGCGAAGGCATTGCCAGCTGCCAGCTCGTGATGGGCCTGACGCAGCTCAAGCCGGGCTCGGTCTGGAACACCATGCCTTCGCACGTGCACGACCGGCGCATGGAGGCTTACCTCTACTTCAACCTGCCCGCTGGCCAGCGCGTGCTACATCTGCTGGGCGAGCCCAGCGAGACGCGCCCGCTGTGGGTCAGCAACGAGCAGGCCATCCTCTCGCCGCCCTGGTCCATTCACACCGGCTGCGGCACCAGCGCCTACGCCTTCATCTGGGGCATGGCCGGCGAAAACCTCGAATACACCGACATGAACGCCGTGGCCCTCGCCGACCTCCGCTAG
- the fbaA gene encoding class II fructose-bisphosphate aldolase — translation MANSTLTGLRAGVLHGDEVQALFQHAKTHGYALPAVNVTGTDTVNGVLEAARDLNSPVIIQFSNGGAQFFAGKGLANDKQQASIAGGISGAHHVHLMAEAYGVPVILHTDHAAKKLLPWIDGLLDAGEKYYAEHGQPLFSSHMLDLSEEPIEENIHICKEYLARMAKIGMTLEIELGVTGGEEDGVDNSDVDSSKLYTQPEEVAYAYEQLSEISPRFTIAAAFGNVHGVYKPGNVKLQPKILHNSQEHLRQKHSIEAALPIDFVFHGGSGSSQEEIREAIGYGAIKMNIDTDLQWAFWEGIKNYYVKNEGYLQSQIGNPSGPDSPNKKYYDPRVWLREGEKTFVARLKAAFEDLNAVNRRP, via the coding sequence ATGGCAAATTCCACCCTTACCGGCCTGCGCGCCGGCGTGCTGCACGGCGACGAAGTGCAGGCCCTCTTTCAACACGCCAAAACCCACGGCTACGCCCTGCCCGCCGTGAACGTGACCGGCACCGACACCGTGAACGGCGTGCTTGAAGCCGCCCGCGACCTCAACTCGCCGGTTATTATTCAGTTCTCGAACGGCGGCGCGCAGTTTTTTGCCGGCAAGGGGCTAGCCAACGACAAGCAGCAAGCCAGCATCGCGGGCGGCATTTCGGGTGCCCACCACGTGCACCTGATGGCCGAAGCCTACGGCGTGCCCGTGATTTTGCACACCGACCATGCCGCCAAAAAGCTGCTGCCTTGGATTGATGGTCTGCTCGACGCCGGTGAGAAATACTATGCCGAGCACGGCCAGCCGCTGTTCAGCTCGCACATGCTCGACTTGTCGGAGGAGCCGATTGAGGAGAACATCCACATTTGCAAAGAATACCTGGCCCGGATGGCCAAAATCGGCATGACGCTCGAAATCGAGCTGGGCGTGACCGGCGGCGAGGAAGACGGCGTAGACAACTCCGACGTGGACTCGTCAAAGCTCTACACCCAGCCCGAGGAAGTGGCCTACGCCTACGAGCAGCTGAGCGAAATCAGCCCCCGCTTTACCATTGCGGCGGCTTTTGGCAACGTGCATGGCGTGTACAAGCCCGGCAACGTGAAGCTGCAGCCCAAGATTTTGCACAACTCGCAGGAGCACCTGCGCCAGAAGCACAGCATCGAAGCCGCGCTGCCCATCGACTTCGTTTTCCACGGCGGCTCGGGCTCGTCGCAGGAGGAAATCCGCGAAGCCATCGGCTACGGCGCCATCAAGATGAACATTGACACCGACCTGCAGTGGGCGTTCTGGGAAGGCATCAAGAACTACTACGTGAAAAACGAGGGCTACCTGCAAAGCCAGATTGGCAACCCCAGCGGCCCCGACTCGCCCAACAAGAAGTACTACGACCCCCGCGTGTGGCTGCGCGAAGGCGAAAAAACGTTCGTGGCGCGCCTCAAGGCGGCCTTCGAAGACCTGAACGCCGTGAACCGCCGGCCCTAG
- a CDS encoding DUF4861 domain-containing protein yields the protein MKPLLFALPLAALGLGAALAPAPTATITVRNKLRLARQSETISLPLAQLPAAVRQLAPASLRVREAKANKLLVSQLMDNNGDGKPDELLFQTEVPAGATLAFTVAASGEPVPASPLTTFARFVPERTDDFAWENDRVAFRTYGPNAQELYDKKDPAGTLSSGIDCWLKRVSYPIIDKWYGRHVHEKPFAYHTDTGEGYDPYHVGSSRGVGGTGVLVGDKLYTSRNFASYKVLATGPIRTVFELTYAPWEANGRQVTEKKIISLDLGSNLTRYEEQIAADKPLPNCTIGLTLHEAKGDVKADRPAGWCRYWEKIDDSYLGTGVVVAPSYVLDYQDHRSAEKDQSQLYMVTKPQQGTVIFYAGFGWQKSGQFASAAAWDAYLAEFAQRLASPLVVTWK from the coding sequence ATGAAACCGCTCCTGTTTGCCCTGCCCCTGGCGGCGCTCGGGCTTGGTGCCGCCCTGGCGCCCGCCCCCACCGCCACCATCACCGTGCGTAACAAGCTGAGGCTGGCGCGCCAGTCCGAAACCATCAGCCTGCCGCTGGCGCAGCTGCCGGCGGCCGTGCGCCAGCTGGCGCCGGCTAGCCTGCGGGTGCGCGAGGCTAAGGCTAATAAACTACTGGTTAGCCAATTGATGGACAACAACGGCGACGGCAAGCCCGACGAACTGCTGTTTCAAACCGAGGTGCCGGCCGGCGCCACGCTGGCCTTCACGGTGGCGGCCAGTGGCGAGCCCGTACCCGCTAGCCCCCTCACCACCTTCGCCCGCTTCGTGCCCGAGCGCACCGACGACTTTGCCTGGGAAAACGACCGCGTAGCCTTCCGCACCTACGGCCCCAATGCCCAGGAGCTCTACGACAAAAAAGACCCCGCCGGTACCCTTAGCAGCGGCATAGACTGCTGGCTGAAGCGCGTGAGCTACCCCATTATCGACAAGTGGTATGGCCGCCACGTGCACGAAAAGCCCTTTGCCTATCACACCGACACCGGCGAGGGCTACGACCCCTACCACGTGGGCAGCAGCCGCGGCGTGGGCGGCACCGGCGTTCTGGTGGGTGATAAGCTGTACACGTCACGCAACTTCGCTAGCTATAAAGTGCTGGCTACCGGGCCCATCCGCACCGTGTTTGAGCTGACCTACGCGCCCTGGGAGGCCAATGGGCGGCAGGTAACGGAGAAGAAAATCATCAGCCTCGACCTGGGCTCGAACCTGACCCGCTACGAGGAGCAGATTGCGGCCGACAAGCCCCTGCCCAACTGCACCATCGGCCTGACCCTGCACGAAGCCAAGGGCGACGTGAAGGCCGACCGCCCCGCCGGCTGGTGCCGCTACTGGGAGAAAATCGACGACTCGTACCTGGGCACCGGCGTAGTAGTGGCCCCGAGCTACGTGCTTGACTACCAAGACCACCGCAGCGCCGAAAAAGACCAGAGCCAGCTATATATGGTGACCAAGCCGCAGCAGGGCACCGTTATCTTCTACGCCGGTTTTGGCTGGCAGAAGAGCGGGCAGTTTGCCTCAGCTGCCGCCTGGGACGCCTACCTGGCCGAGTTTGCGCAGCGCCTGGCCTCGCCGCTGGTCGTGACCTGGAAATAG
- a CDS encoding DUF2264 domain-containing protein — translation MNRRNFVGRAATGLSALAVPASGWAAASPPEAAHSSARPTNDRAYWLATLLRVVESVLTNAAAGRLKATMPVEAAPGQQEGRRAVTHLEALGRTLTGLAPWLELKDVPADEAARQQRAAEQARQAIAHAVSPQDADFLNFNQGGQPVVDAAFLAHALLRAPSHLWEKLPAAAQTQLVQALQSTRVIKPVYSNWLLFSAIIEAALLKFTGSGDLMRMDYAIREHQTWYKGDGTYGDGPDFHWDYYNSYVIQPMLLDVVGTLVAAGKERPELLETLRTRARRYAAVQERLVAPDGSFAAFGRSLAYRCGAFQHLAQCALQGLLPEALPAGQARGALTAVIRRTLEAPGTFDAQGWLQIGLCGHQPGIGETYISTGSLYLCTTAFLPLGLPATHAFWASPAQDWTARRIWSGQDVHTDHAL, via the coding sequence ATGAACCGCCGCAATTTCGTGGGCCGCGCGGCTACCGGCTTATCGGCTCTGGCGGTGCCGGCCAGCGGCTGGGCCGCGGCTAGCCCGCCCGAGGCGGCGCACTCGTCCGCTCGCCCGACCAACGACCGCGCCTACTGGCTAGCCACCCTGCTGCGCGTAGTCGAGTCGGTGCTCACCAATGCCGCCGCCGGTCGCCTGAAAGCCACCATGCCCGTTGAGGCCGCGCCCGGCCAGCAAGAAGGCCGCCGCGCCGTGACGCACCTCGAAGCCCTGGGCCGCACCCTCACCGGGCTAGCCCCCTGGCTCGAGCTAAAAGACGTGCCGGCCGACGAAGCCGCCCGCCAGCAGCGCGCCGCCGAGCAGGCCCGCCAGGCCATCGCCCACGCCGTTAGTCCGCAGGATGCTGACTTCCTGAATTTTAATCAAGGCGGACAGCCGGTGGTCGATGCCGCTTTTCTGGCCCACGCGCTGCTGCGGGCCCCTAGCCATCTTTGGGAAAAGCTGCCCGCCGCCGCCCAAACGCAGCTGGTACAGGCGCTGCAAAGCACCCGCGTTATCAAGCCAGTGTATAGCAACTGGCTCTTGTTCAGCGCCATCATCGAGGCGGCACTACTGAAATTCACGGGTAGCGGCGACCTCATGCGTATGGACTACGCTATTCGGGAGCACCAAACCTGGTATAAGGGCGATGGCACCTACGGCGATGGGCCTGATTTTCACTGGGATTACTATAACAGCTACGTCATTCAACCCATGCTGCTCGATGTAGTGGGCACGCTGGTAGCTGCCGGCAAAGAGCGCCCCGAACTGCTCGAAACCCTGCGCACCCGCGCCCGCCGCTACGCCGCCGTGCAGGAGCGGCTGGTGGCGCCCGATGGCTCGTTTGCCGCCTTCGGCCGCTCGCTAGCCTACCGCTGCGGGGCATTTCAGCACTTGGCGCAGTGCGCGTTGCAGGGCCTGCTGCCCGAGGCGCTGCCGGCCGGGCAGGCGCGCGGCGCGCTCACGGCCGTCATCCGGCGCACGCTGGAGGCGCCGGGCACCTTTGATGCGCAGGGCTGGCTGCAAATTGGCCTCTGCGGCCACCAGCCGGGCATCGGCGAAACCTACATTTCGACGGGCAGCCTCTATCTGTGCACCACGGCGTTTTTGCCGCTGGGCCTGCCGGCCACGCACGCCTTTTGGGCTAGCCCGGCGCAAGACTGGACTGCCCGCCGCATCTGGTCGGGGCAAGACGTGCATACCGACCACGCCCTCTAA
- the kduD gene encoding 2-dehydro-3-deoxy-D-gluconate 5-dehydrogenase KduD — MQLSSFDLTGRLALVTGANRGIGQGIALGLAEAGADIIGVSASLAADGGDTGRQVQALGRQFHAYQADFSQRPSADAFTQQVLADFERIDILVNNAGIIRRAPAAEHSDADWDDVLSVNLDAPFRLARAVGGRMLQQGGGKIIFTASLLTFQGGINVPGYAASKGAIGSLVKALANEWAGRGVHVNAIAPGYIATDNTNALRQDADRSASILSRIPAGRWGEPADFKGPAVFLASPASDYVHGTILTVDGGWMGR; from the coding sequence ATGCAGCTTTCTTCGTTTGATTTAACCGGCCGGCTAGCCCTCGTGACGGGTGCCAACCGCGGCATTGGTCAGGGCATCGCCCTGGGCTTGGCCGAAGCCGGCGCCGACATCATTGGCGTATCGGCCAGCCTGGCGGCCGATGGCGGCGACACCGGCCGCCAGGTGCAAGCCCTGGGCCGGCAGTTTCACGCCTACCAGGCCGATTTCAGCCAGCGCCCCAGCGCCGACGCCTTCACCCAGCAAGTGCTGGCCGACTTTGAGCGCATTGATATTCTGGTCAACAACGCCGGCATCATTCGCCGCGCGCCGGCCGCCGAGCACTCTGATGCAGATTGGGATGACGTGCTGAGCGTGAACCTCGACGCGCCCTTCCGGCTAGCCCGCGCCGTGGGCGGGCGCATGCTGCAGCAGGGCGGCGGCAAAATCATCTTCACGGCCTCGCTGCTCACTTTTCAGGGCGGCATCAACGTGCCGGGCTACGCGGCCAGCAAGGGCGCCATCGGCTCCTTGGTGAAGGCGCTGGCCAACGAGTGGGCCGGCCGCGGGGTGCACGTGAACGCCATCGCCCCCGGTTACATCGCCACCGACAATACCAACGCCCTGCGCCAGGATGCCGACCGCTCGGCCAGCATCCTTTCGCGCATCCCGGCCGGCCGCTGGGGCGAGCCCGCCGACTTCAAAGGACCCGCCGTGTTCCTGGCCTCCCCCGCCAGCGACTACGTGCACGGCACCATCCTCACTGTGGACGGTGGCTGGATGGGCCGCTAA